A window of Ranitomeya variabilis isolate aRanVar5 chromosome 2, aRanVar5.hap1, whole genome shotgun sequence contains these coding sequences:
- the LOC143804055 gene encoding uncharacterized protein LOC143804055: MLGYQNDCSRNRSDKQACKGKRICLGKEFKHGYPGGLLVTILINPNSNLKHPPSPVTLPSTITFLQMRYSPVAVTYNAGNHFVCFHCIDDNQEWKYYDGMAELLSPGDGVKPVTPELVKNILKPGVKPGHIIQFRMPKTCPLCHKTYQLAQHLTRQCLRYGTKEERNAALEESKTTLIKIAYEKILEIKTKDDFIAFLEDREFTIPDKPPMARMFQDEGASTSSSALPVEEELPVVEEELPVVEEELPVVEEELPVVEEELPVVEEELPVVEEELPVVEEDPPIMEEELHSMEDHDGNRIFFFITYTTDEDEEPSTSTAISAHSAMPNLQLQGAQIQEDSTTSESSDDHSEANEDDSNSESGEEDNDEADQQPEKVGRIPAKQMKMTG; encoded by the exons ATGTTGGGATATCAAAATGACTGCAGCAGAAACCG AAGCGATAAACAGGCCTGTAAAGGAAAACGAATATGCTTAGGAAAAGAATTCAAACATGGATATCCTGGTGGTCTTCTTGTAACCATTCTCATTAACCCAAATAGCAATCTGAAGCATCCTCCAAGTCCAGTAACACTTCCTTCAACCATTACATTTTTACAAATGAG gtacAGCCCTGTAGCCGTCACCTACAACGCAGGAAATCATTTTGTGTGTTTCCACTGCATTGATGATAATCAGGAATGGAAGTATTACGATGGAATGGCTGAACTATTAAGCCCAGGGGATGGTGTAAAACCTGTGACTCCAGAATTGGTGAAAAATATTTTGAAACCTGGTGTTAAACCTGGACACATTAT CCAGTTCAGGATGCCGAAGACATGTCCATTATGTCACAAAACTTATCAACTGGCACAGCATCTTACACGACAATGCCTTAGATATGGTACAAAAGAGGAGAGGAATGCAGCATTGGAAGAGTCCAAGACGACATTGATAAAAATTGCTTATGAAAAGATTTTAGAAATCAAAACAAAGGATGATTTTATCGCTTTCCTCGAGGACAGAGAGTTTACCATTCCCGATAAACCACCTATGGCCAG GATGTTTCAAGATGAGGGGGCATCTACTTCTTCCAGTGCTTTACCAGTGGAGGAAGAGCTGCCAGTTGTGGAGGAAGAGCTGCCAGTTGTGGAGGAAGAGCTGCCAGTTGTGGAGGAAGAGCTGCCAGTTGTGGAGGAAGAGCTGCCAGTTGTGGAGGAAGAGCTGCCAGTTGTGGAGGAAGAGCTGCCAGTTGTGGAGGAGGATCCACCTATCATGGAAGAAGAGCTTCACAGCATGGAGGATCATGATGGCAACAG aatttttttttttataacttacaCTACTGATGAAGATGAGGAGCCATCTACATCCACTGCCATATCGGCACACTCAGCGATGCCAAATCTGCAGCTGCAAGGTGCACAAATTCAAGAAGACTCTACAACTTCAGAGTCCAGTGATGACCACTCTGAAGCAAATGAAGATGATTCTAACTCTGAAAGTGGTGAAGAGGACAATGACGAAGCCGATCAACAACCAGAGAAAGTAGGGAGAATCCCAGCGAAACAGATGAAGATGACGGGCTGA